A part of Bacteroidota bacterium genomic DNA contains:
- a CDS encoding DEAD/DEAH box helicase, whose protein sequence is METFQDLNLTKSLANAVADLGLVNPTPMQVAAFPVIAGGKNVVGIAQTGTGKTLAYLLPILQGFKFSAELDPKVLILVPTRELVTQVVNQINALAKYMSVRVIGVFGGSNINVQKIAIAQTGANIVVATPGRLYDLVRAKTIKLNAVKKLVIDEVDVMLDLGFRFQLTNIFELLPDRRQNIMFSATMTADVDALITDFFVAPVRIEIAVSGTPLENIVQMAYPVRNYHTKVNLLTHLLWDRSKFAKTLVFVQSKRIADRLHATLADTFGTEIGLIHANKSQNFRTQAIEDFQRGFARVLVTTDVMARGLDLEKITHVINFDTPIFPENYMHRIGRTGRATELGTAILFFTEKEIPFKEAIETLMKREIPLMEFPEEVEIDFTLAPEERPAEINTGPSPHKLVQKGAAFHEKSAKNQKTNSTRADRKKKRESKHKKPISRGDKFAKKKK, encoded by the coding sequence ATGGAGACTTTTCAGGACCTCAACCTCACCAAATCCCTCGCCAATGCCGTCGCTGACCTAGGTTTGGTGAATCCAACCCCCATGCAAGTCGCTGCTTTTCCGGTGATTGCGGGCGGAAAAAACGTCGTGGGCATCGCGCAGACGGGTACCGGCAAGACCTTGGCTTACCTCTTGCCCATCTTGCAGGGCTTCAAATTCTCCGCCGAACTCGATCCCAAAGTCCTGATTTTGGTGCCGACCCGCGAATTGGTCACGCAGGTGGTCAATCAGATCAATGCCCTCGCCAAGTACATGTCCGTGCGCGTGATCGGCGTTTTTGGTGGCTCCAATATCAATGTGCAGAAGATCGCCATCGCGCAGACCGGTGCGAATATTGTGGTCGCAACCCCCGGACGCCTCTACGATTTGGTCCGTGCCAAAACCATCAAACTGAATGCGGTCAAGAAATTGGTGATCGACGAAGTGGATGTGATGCTCGATTTGGGCTTCCGGTTCCAATTGACCAATATCTTCGAATTGTTGCCCGACCGTCGGCAGAATATTATGTTTTCGGCGACCATGACAGCCGATGTCGATGCCTTGATTACCGACTTTTTTGTGGCTCCCGTCCGCATCGAAATTGCTGTCAGCGGTACGCCCTTGGAGAATATTGTGCAGATGGCCTATCCCGTGCGCAATTACCATACCAAGGTGAATTTGCTCACACACTTGCTTTGGGACCGGTCTAAATTCGCAAAAACCCTCGTTTTTGTGCAAAGTAAACGTATTGCGGACCGCCTGCATGCGACCCTCGCAGATACATTCGGCACGGAAATCGGATTGATCCACGCCAACAAATCCCAGAACTTCAGAACGCAAGCCATTGAGGATTTCCAACGGGGATTTGCTCGGGTTTTGGTGACCACCGACGTGATGGCGCGCGGACTTGACCTCGAAAAGATTACGCATGTCATCAATTTTGACACGCCGATTTTCCCCGAGAATTACATGCACCGCATTGGCCGCACAGGTCGCGCCACAGAATTGGGAACCGCAATCTTGTTTTTCACTGAAAAGGAAATCCCCTTCAAGGAAGCGATCGAGACCCTCATGAAACGTGAAATTCCCCTGATGGAATTCCCCGAGGAGGTCGAAATCGATTTTACACTTGCACCCGAAGAACGGCCGGCAGAAATCAATACAGGGCCTTCGCCGCATAAACTCGTGCAGAAGGGCGCCGCCTTCCACGAAAAAAGCGCCAAAAACCAAAAGACCAATTCCACCCGCGCCGACCGCAAAAAGAAACGCGAATCCAAACACAAAAAGCCCATTTCAAGGGGCGATAAGTTTGCGAAGAAGAAGAAGTAG